Proteins found in one Nitratiruptor sp. SB155-2 genomic segment:
- a CDS encoding CCA tRNA nucleotidyltransferase: protein MQVNFEHRGRYPELIELLPKHLQKELDILKKFFLDKSDRVYMVGGAVRDLIRIVLEKQPIAIVDLDIEVYGIKPKEFDALMLQLGAKGVGKSFFVYKYKEHIDISLPRIESKVGRGHKAFVVDLAKDEKSASIRRDFKMNALMLNIFTGELLDFWGGVEDIKHKRISIIDAEKFKEDSLRVLRAMQFSARFGYRIEKRSCKVMQGIALDDLSHERIFWEFEKMFQAHFLHFGLYALITLHIDRKLFNVHISRMKFFEIALELMRNRASFQKHLYKFEFLYILAMKLHKKATFFLEILQTPKEYFKAFKKQKAIPRYRSDRFVVGLATNYPIKNWLGNYKQDVTIRAKNFGVWEEKFQPVHAKELMQEGFDGPALGQELRKRTLQIIRQRFAK, encoded by the coding sequence ATGCAAGTGAATTTTGAACATCGGGGTCGATACCCCGAACTCATTGAACTTCTTCCAAAACATCTACAAAAAGAACTCGACATCTTAAAAAAGTTCTTCCTTGATAAATCAGATCGCGTTTATATGGTCGGGGGCGCTGTTCGAGATTTGATTCGAATTGTTTTAGAAAAGCAACCCATTGCTATCGTCGATCTTGATATCGAGGTGTATGGTATCAAGCCAAAAGAGTTTGATGCATTGATGCTACAGCTTGGTGCAAAAGGGGTTGGAAAAAGCTTTTTTGTCTATAAATACAAAGAGCATATCGATATATCTTTGCCTCGAATTGAGTCAAAAGTTGGGAGAGGCCACAAAGCATTCGTTGTGGATTTGGCAAAAGATGAAAAGAGTGCCAGTATTCGAAGAGATTTTAAGATGAATGCGCTGATGCTCAATATCTTCACTGGAGAACTACTCGATTTTTGGGGAGGAGTGGAAGATATTAAGCATAAGCGTATCTCTATTATCGATGCGGAGAAATTCAAAGAGGATAGTTTGCGGGTGCTTCGGGCAATGCAGTTTAGTGCACGATTTGGATATAGGATTGAAAAAAGAAGCTGCAAAGTGATGCAAGGTATCGCTTTGGACGATTTGAGTCATGAACGCATATTTTGGGAATTTGAGAAGATGTTTCAAGCCCACTTTTTACATTTTGGACTCTATGCATTGATTACTTTGCATATTGATCGAAAACTATTTAATGTACACATTTCTAGAATGAAATTTTTTGAAATAGCCCTAGAATTGATGAGAAATAGAGCAAGTTTTCAAAAGCATCTGTACAAGTTCGAATTTTTATATATATTGGCTATGAAGCTACACAAAAAAGCTACTTTTTTTTTAGAGATTTTACAAACGCCAAAAGAGTATTTTAAAGCCTTTAAAAAACAAAAAGCCATTCCGAGATATCGTAGCGACCGATTCGTTGTAGGACTAGCTACAAATTATCCCATCAAAAACTGGCTTGGAAACTACAAACAAGATGTTACAATACGGGCAAAAAACTTCGGTGTTTGGGAAGAAAAGTTTCAACCGGTGCATGCGAAAGAGTTGATGCAAGAAGGATTCGATGGGCCTGCATTGGGCCAGGAACTTCGGAAACGAACGTTGCAAATAATCAGACAAAGGTTTGCCAAATGA
- a CDS encoding histone deacetylase family protein, producing MKKVGYLFDPIFCEHGSDEHIENRFRVLSIDDALNDFPMIPFPVHMASKEELYQIHEAHYVDWVEHAYENGYRFILNEDTLLTPRSYEVASFAAGSTKSIVDGFAEGKIQRAFLNLRPPAHHAERRTGQGFCIFNNVAFMARYAQKRGFEKVLIIDFDVHHGNGTQDIFYEDDTVFYFSTHERNNYPYFTGSEEEIGEGRGKGYNCNRPYEDYCDDATLLKLYDDLPEWFDFDIMLVSAGYDLMQDETISTAQITFDGLRKLVRKILAFSGDKPVAFVLEGGYNIQSLAKSAQITIEELLNA from the coding sequence GTGAAAAAAGTAGGATATCTGTTTGATCCGATTTTTTGCGAGCATGGCAGTGACGAGCATATAGAAAATAGATTTCGAGTGCTGAGTATTGATGACGCTTTAAACGATTTTCCGATGATCCCTTTTCCCGTCCATATGGCAAGCAAAGAAGAGTTGTATCAGATTCACGAAGCCCATTATGTAGATTGGGTGGAACATGCCTATGAAAACGGATATCGGTTTATCTTGAATGAAGATACCTTGCTTACACCAAGAAGTTATGAAGTGGCCAGCTTCGCAGCTGGATCAACTAAATCCATAGTAGATGGGTTTGCAGAAGGAAAAATCCAAAGAGCTTTTTTAAATCTTCGTCCACCTGCTCACCATGCAGAGCGTAGAACCGGACAGGGCTTTTGTATTTTCAACAACGTTGCGTTTATGGCACGATATGCACAAAAAAGAGGTTTTGAAAAGGTGTTGATCATCGATTTTGATGTGCATCATGGCAATGGAACGCAAGATATCTTTTATGAAGATGACACGGTTTTTTACTTCAGTACTCATGAAAGAAATAATTATCCCTATTTTACAGGAAGCGAAGAGGAGATAGGTGAGGGCAGAGGAAAAGGGTACAACTGCAATAGGCCCTATGAAGATTATTGTGATGATGCAACGTTGCTGAAACTGTATGATGATCTTCCGGAGTGGTTCGATTTTGACATCATGCTTGTCAGTGCAGGTTATGACCTTATGCAAGATGAAACCATCTCGACTGCACAAATCACTTTCGATGGCTTGCGAAAACTTGTTCGAAAAATTTTGGCTTTTAGCGGTGACAAACCTGTAGCCTTCGTACTTGAAGGGGGGTACAACATACAAAGCCTTGCAAAGAGTGCACAAATCACCATAGAAGAGTTATTGAACGCATGA
- a CDS encoding metal-dependent hydrolase, translating to MTYKTHIAFAESIALPPALLLYAHDLITYIDLQNFVMAVALAALLPDLDHMNSYISKKIPLFSFIVTLFAKHRGFTHSMRGVFAVYFGMTTAIATHIIPLPIAIGIMTGYPLHILGDAMTIRGISNFCCGKKLVIFPKTLRFPTGSFKEQLYFLLFSGLIGLEIWFIRPSLL from the coding sequence ATGACTTACAAAACGCATATAGCTTTTGCCGAATCTATAGCTTTGCCACCTGCGCTTTTATTGTATGCTCATGATCTCATCACTTATATTGATCTACAAAATTTTGTCATGGCCGTCGCTTTAGCGGCACTTTTGCCCGATCTAGATCACATGAATTCCTATATTTCTAAAAAAATTCCTCTGTTTTCATTCATTGTGACACTTTTTGCAAAACATAGGGGATTTACCCACTCCATGAGAGGAGTTTTCGCCGTTTATTTTGGAATGACAACTGCAATTGCAACGCATATCATACCTCTTCCTATTGCCATAGGCATCATGACAGGGTATCCTTTACATATTTTGGGAGATGCCATGACCATACGGGGCATCAGCAATTTTTGTTGTGGCAAAAAACTCGTAATTTTCCCAAAGACTCTTCGTTTTCCTACAGGATCTTTCAAAGAGCAGCTCTATTTTCTTCTTTTTTCTGGACTTATAGGTTTAGAAATATGGTTTATTAGGCCATCGCTTCTGTAA
- a CDS encoding ABC transporter ATP-binding protein encodes MIRTKDLYVKLFQYKKLFIFGQILALMATLASVPTPLLMPLLVDEVLLNKPGKLLHFIDQTFGSGSALYYTLVVLALTLFLRGVYVFLQVWQIKVFQSISKTISYDIRKRVLAHLQKVAMQEFELMGSGKIVSRLITDIETIDTFLSSGISKLLISVLSLIGVCIVLLWIHWQLALFIILLNPLVVIFSSKLARRVAKLKKEENLSIEIFQNALTETLELFEQIRAANKERHFFAKLFQYAKEVKEKSVRFSYKSEAASRISFLVFVAGFELFRAAGIVTVAYSDLSIGLMMAIFGYLWFMMTPIQELINIIYAKRNADMALKRINELLSLKKEPNYPHISNPFTKRPVQIDLKNVYFGYHENVPVLKNLTCIIPAGKISAIVGASGSGKTTLSRLLVGFYAPNSGDIFYNGTSYTKIGLDAIRENVSLILQTPILFNDTIRFNITLGKTYDELKIVEALKLAQIYDVVSKLPDGLETVVGKGGVRLSGGERQRIAIARMILQDPAVVILDEATSAIDMETEKLLFCALKDFFSRRTTLLIAHRPSTIQEADEIFFMEHGQIVRHMDFRKYKEELERNLCILS; translated from the coding sequence ATGATTAGGACAAAAGATCTTTATGTAAAACTATTTCAATACAAAAAACTTTTTATTTTTGGTCAGATACTAGCTCTCATGGCAACTCTCGCCAGTGTTCCCACTCCACTGTTGATGCCTTTGCTAGTGGATGAGGTGTTGCTCAATAAACCAGGGAAACTTTTACATTTTATCGATCAAACGTTTGGAAGTGGTTCGGCTTTATACTATACCCTCGTCGTTTTGGCTCTTACACTATTTCTTCGAGGTGTGTATGTTTTCCTTCAAGTATGGCAAATCAAAGTGTTTCAATCTATTTCGAAAACGATTAGCTACGATATTCGAAAACGTGTCTTAGCCCACTTGCAAAAAGTCGCTATGCAAGAGTTTGAGCTCATGGGAAGTGGGAAGATCGTTTCAAGACTTATTACAGATATAGAAACGATAGACACTTTTTTAAGTTCTGGTATTAGTAAACTGTTGATCAGTGTTTTATCTCTGATAGGCGTCTGTATAGTTCTACTGTGGATCCATTGGCAACTGGCACTTTTTATAATTCTACTCAATCCATTAGTGGTCATTTTTTCAAGTAAACTTGCTAGACGCGTAGCAAAACTGAAAAAAGAGGAGAATCTCTCCATAGAGATTTTTCAAAACGCATTGACAGAGACTCTGGAATTATTCGAACAGATAAGAGCTGCAAACAAAGAACGACACTTTTTTGCAAAACTTTTTCAGTATGCCAAAGAGGTAAAAGAGAAATCTGTAAGATTTTCCTACAAGAGTGAAGCGGCTTCTCGAATCAGTTTTCTGGTTTTTGTAGCGGGGTTTGAACTTTTCAGGGCTGCGGGAATAGTTACGGTAGCCTATAGCGACCTTTCTATTGGCCTGATGATGGCAATATTTGGCTATCTTTGGTTTATGATGACACCTATTCAAGAACTTATCAATATCATCTATGCAAAAAGAAATGCCGATATGGCACTGAAAAGAATCAATGAACTCCTCTCTTTGAAAAAAGAGCCGAACTATCCTCATATAAGTAATCCTTTTACTAAAAGGCCTGTCCAAATCGATCTAAAAAATGTATATTTTGGCTATCATGAAAATGTTCCAGTACTCAAAAATCTTACATGTATCATTCCTGCTGGAAAAATAAGTGCCATTGTGGGAGCGAGTGGGAGTGGAAAAACCACATTGAGTAGACTGTTAGTTGGCTTTTATGCTCCAAATAGCGGAGATATCTTTTATAATGGTACGAGTTATACAAAGATCGGTCTTGACGCTATACGGGAAAACGTATCACTTATTCTTCAAACTCCCATACTGTTTAATGATACGATCCGATTCAATATAACATTGGGAAAAACCTATGATGAATTGAAAATTGTGGAAGCTTTAAAACTAGCCCAGATATATGATGTGGTTTCCAAGCTACCAGATGGTTTGGAGACGGTTGTTGGCAAAGGTGGTGTTCGTTTAAGTGGGGGAGAGAGGCAGCGAATAGCTATCGCACGGATGATATTGCAAGATCCAGCAGTCGTGATTTTGGACGAGGCAACTTCTGCAATCGATATGGAGACGGAAAAACTTCTTTTTTGTGCATTGAAAGATTTTTTTAGTCGACGAACGACGCTTTTGATTGCCCATAGGCCGAGCACCATCCAAGAAGCTGATGAAATATTTTTCATGGAGCATGGACAAATCGTTCGTCATATGGATTTTCGTAAATATAAAGAGGAATTAGAAAGAAATTTGTGTATACTATCTTGA
- a CDS encoding tRNA (cytidine(34)-2'-O)-methyltransferase, which yields MFNIVLVHPQIPPNTGNIGRLCVNTGSTLHLVKPLGFDISQKAVKRAGLDYWEKLDLKVWDSLDELLHNCNLSRAFFATTKSSKPYFQVQYQPGDFLFFGSETKGLPMELMEKHWEHAVTIPMTKEGRSLNLAVSVGVIVYEGIRQNFKTFTEAMA from the coding sequence ATGTTCAATATTGTGTTAGTTCATCCGCAGATCCCGCCAAATACTGGCAATATCGGGAGATTGTGCGTCAATACCGGCTCGACGCTGCATCTTGTCAAGCCTTTAGGGTTTGATATTAGCCAAAAGGCAGTAAAAAGGGCCGGACTTGATTACTGGGAGAAGCTTGATCTGAAGGTGTGGGATTCTCTTGATGAGTTATTGCATAATTGTAATCTTTCAAGAGCCTTTTTTGCAACTACAAAAAGCAGTAAGCCCTATTTCCAAGTCCAATACCAACCGGGAGATTTTCTTTTTTTTGGCAGTGAAACGAAGGGATTACCGATGGAACTTATGGAAAAACATTGGGAACATGCAGTGACTATCCCCATGACAAAAGAGGGGCGAAGTCTGAATCTGGCTGTCAGTGTTGGTGTCATTGTGTATGAAGGGATAAGGCAAAATTTTAAAACCTTTACAGAAGCGATGGCCTAA
- the glyS gene encoding glycine--tRNA ligase subunit beta has protein sequence MTEPLLIEIGVEELPAIPFLKELPNIEKKWEKILEANGLLCEFEFFYTPRRLVLWHRNFKTKQDTTYQEYFGAPLHIAFKDGQPTPAATGFAKKCGVSVEELSTTKRGSTEILYYKKEISGKPSVEILPEMVYEWLKSLDFGKSMRWGNLKESFIRPIRWGIINLGERFIKAELFGITTANYTYLHRSVTTEPVQVANAKEYFEVLKNGGVLLYPEARYEKIDVEFAGIEKEGIVIEKDEELLAEVVAITEFPTALKGSFEEKFLQLPPEVIVTSMKEHQRYFPVYKEGKLQNGFVFVSNAYTDDFSLIVKGNERVLKARLSDALFFWENDLKKGLDFEGLENVVFMDGLGTLFDKEVRELKIANHLLEDYRALFSESGVTKAMLERAIMLSYADLLTEMVYEFTELQGIMGYYYALAQGEDEAVALAIKEQYLPSGEESDLPSTLFSALVALSKKLDTLMALFSVGKIPTGSKDPFGLRRAANGVIRIVLAYNLDFDISKIFDEIRGEYKDFDTNKLENFFIERINQFYDVNPSVIKAVIESGERDLVQIDKKIKALATIVESSDFKDIFTTFKRVANIVKDVDVSKETPVDENLFESEYEKRLWDRFNEVYTKEYPDYESRLDALFGLKHDIDLFFDNVLVNAEDERLRQNRKNLIASIYKAFKEIADIKEISV, from the coding sequence ATGACAGAGCCTTTACTGATAGAAATAGGCGTTGAAGAGCTTCCCGCAATTCCTTTTTTAAAAGAGCTTCCAAATATTGAAAAAAAATGGGAAAAGATCCTCGAAGCCAATGGTCTTTTATGTGAATTCGAATTTTTCTATACTCCAAGAAGATTGGTTTTGTGGCATCGAAATTTTAAAACGAAACAGGATACCACCTATCAGGAGTATTTTGGAGCTCCTCTTCATATTGCATTTAAAGATGGCCAGCCAACCCCTGCTGCAACCGGCTTTGCGAAGAAATGCGGTGTAAGTGTGGAAGAGCTCTCTACAACGAAGCGTGGTTCAACAGAGATTTTATATTACAAAAAAGAGATTTCAGGCAAGCCATCTGTCGAAATACTCCCTGAGATGGTATATGAGTGGCTCAAATCCCTTGATTTTGGCAAATCCATGCGATGGGGAAATTTGAAAGAATCTTTCATAAGACCAATTCGATGGGGGATCATCAATCTGGGTGAACGTTTTATCAAAGCAGAGCTTTTTGGTATTACCACTGCCAACTATACCTATTTGCATCGAAGTGTAACTACCGAGCCTGTTCAGGTAGCAAATGCAAAAGAGTATTTTGAGGTGTTAAAAAATGGCGGTGTCCTTCTTTACCCCGAAGCGCGTTATGAAAAGATTGATGTAGAGTTTGCTGGAATAGAGAAAGAGGGAATCGTCATAGAAAAAGATGAAGAGCTTCTAGCTGAGGTGGTAGCCATCACGGAATTTCCAACAGCTTTGAAAGGAAGTTTTGAAGAGAAGTTTTTACAACTTCCTCCAGAAGTTATCGTAACAAGCATGAAAGAGCATCAACGCTATTTTCCTGTGTATAAAGAGGGGAAACTGCAAAACGGATTTGTTTTTGTAAGCAACGCTTATACAGATGATTTTTCGCTTATTGTCAAAGGAAACGAGCGGGTACTAAAAGCCAGACTTTCCGATGCCCTCTTTTTTTGGGAAAACGATCTCAAAAAGGGACTCGATTTTGAAGGTCTCGAAAATGTAGTGTTTATGGACGGCCTTGGAACACTTTTTGATAAAGAGGTGCGTGAACTCAAAATTGCCAATCATCTTTTGGAAGATTATCGTGCGCTTTTTAGCGAATCTGGCGTTACAAAGGCGATGTTAGAGCGGGCCATCATGCTCAGTTACGCCGATTTGCTCACAGAAATGGTATATGAATTTACCGAATTGCAAGGAATTATGGGCTACTACTACGCTTTGGCTCAAGGAGAGGACGAGGCGGTGGCTCTTGCCATCAAGGAGCAGTACTTGCCAAGTGGAGAAGAGAGTGACCTCCCTTCGACACTTTTTAGCGCCCTCGTAGCGTTATCGAAAAAACTTGATACATTGATGGCTCTTTTTAGTGTAGGGAAGATTCCTACAGGATCGAAAGATCCTTTTGGCTTACGACGTGCAGCAAATGGCGTGATACGAATTGTGTTGGCCTATAACCTTGACTTTGATATTTCAAAGATATTTGATGAAATCAGGGGTGAGTATAAAGATTTTGATACGAACAAGCTAGAAAACTTTTTTATCGAAAGAATCAACCAGTTTTATGATGTCAACCCATCTGTTATCAAAGCCGTAATTGAGAGTGGTGAAAGAGATCTTGTTCAGATAGACAAAAAGATTAAAGCATTGGCTACAATTGTGGAAAGTAGCGATTTTAAAGATATTTTTACCACTTTCAAGAGAGTTGCAAACATTGTCAAAGATGTTGATGTGTCAAAAGAGACTCCAGTGGATGAAAATCTTTTTGAAAGCGAGTATGAAAAAAGACTGTGGGATCGGTTTAACGAAGTCTATACAAAGGAATATCCAGATTATGAATCTCGTTTAGATGCACTTTTTGGCCTCAAACACGATATCGATCTTTTCTTCGATAATGTCTTGGTCAATGCCGAAGATGAGCGTTTGCGCCAAAACAGAAAAAATCTGATTGCTTCGATCTATAAAGCTTTTAAAGAGATAGCTGATATTAAAGAGATCAGCGTGTAA
- the purU gene encoding formyltetrahydrofolate deformylase → MKTYRVLIDCKDQKGLVFHISKIFFDNNLNIEKNDEFVDVENNKFFMRSVVKGHIEREELLQLLLEALPKDANIKVITPRKKKVVLMATKESHVLGDILIRHFDGELPIDIIAVISNYDLLRPLVEKFGIDYFHVPHGDLSRSEHEEKILSLLEMFEQIDYIVLAKYMRILTPDFVKKYENRIINIHHSFLPAFIGANPYKQAYDRGVKIIGATAHFVNDNLDEGPIIAQDVLPVDHTFSWQEMRKAGRDIEKIVLARALKLAVEDRIFVYANKTVIF, encoded by the coding sequence ATGAAAACATATCGGGTACTCATCGACTGTAAAGACCAGAAGGGACTAGTGTTTCATATTTCAAAAATCTTTTTTGACAATAACCTTAATATCGAAAAAAACGATGAATTTGTGGATGTCGAAAACAATAAATTTTTTATGAGAAGCGTTGTAAAAGGCCATATCGAAAGAGAAGAGTTGTTACAGCTTTTGCTAGAAGCTTTACCAAAAGATGCAAACATAAAAGTGATCACGCCGAGAAAAAAGAAAGTGGTTTTGATGGCAACGAAAGAGAGCCATGTCTTGGGGGACATTTTGATCCGACACTTCGATGGAGAGCTTCCTATCGATATCATAGCCGTCATCAGCAATTACGATCTTTTGCGTCCACTCGTGGAAAAGTTTGGTATTGATTACTTTCATGTCCCACATGGAGATCTTTCACGAAGTGAACATGAAGAGAAAATTTTGTCTCTTTTAGAGATGTTCGAACAGATCGACTATATCGTCTTGGCCAAATATATGCGAATATTGACGCCAGATTTTGTCAAAAAATACGAGAACAGAATCATCAACATTCATCACTCTTTTCTTCCCGCATTTATCGGAGCCAATCCATACAAACAAGCCTATGACAGGGGGGTGAAGATTATTGGGGCAACTGCTCATTTTGTCAATGACAATTTGGATGAAGGACCGATTATCGCTCAAGATGTTTTGCCAGTGGATCACACCTTTAGTTGGCAGGAGATGCGAAAAGCTGGTCGTGATATCGAAAAGATTGTTTTGGCAAGGGCATTGAAGTTGGCTGTGGAAGATAGAATCTTTGTTTATGCCAATAAAACGGTTATTTTTTAA
- a CDS encoding NAD(P)/FAD-dependent oxidoreductase: MYDFLIIGAGSAGAHTACFLKEAGAKVAVVEQSGIGAGGSGAAGAFITPRIGKGGPIQRWTNEAFRFTIKRYEQSRHFYQTGLLRLPKEGDSFERLEHYLDIEYEKKENGFFFAKAGVLKAKPYLEYLLHNIDTFFFEATIERRGDCFQVGPVQAKKVILATGAWDQLIDEPYITIGKTSGVRFDVRTNLALPYSIHQKVSVSANIDGIVAIGATHQRLEYPSKPQPLSFLFDEAKRMVGEFSYEIEQMYCGIRSSVNDHLPIIGELIDTKEVPRITNFKRLDLSQLPRKGVYIINGLGGRGFVFGPFVAKILSDHLIKNEPIPWELDVDRYFVRYLKKGKR; this comes from the coding sequence ATGTACGATTTTCTTATCATAGGGGCGGGAAGTGCCGGCGCACATACCGCTTGTTTTTTGAAAGAAGCGGGGGCAAAAGTTGCAGTTGTAGAGCAAAGTGGCATTGGCGCTGGTGGCAGTGGTGCTGCAGGGGCGTTTATTACGCCTCGAATCGGCAAAGGCGGCCCCATTCAGCGATGGACGAACGAAGCATTTCGGTTTACTATCAAACGATATGAACAATCTCGCCACTTTTACCAAACGGGTCTTTTGAGACTTCCTAAAGAGGGTGACTCTTTTGAAAGGTTAGAACACTATCTTGATATCGAATACGAGAAAAAAGAGAATGGTTTTTTCTTTGCCAAGGCCGGTGTCCTCAAAGCAAAACCATACCTAGAATACCTTTTACATAATATCGATACATTTTTTTTCGAAGCGACTATTGAGAGAAGGGGTGATTGTTTTCAAGTCGGTCCTGTGCAAGCAAAAAAGGTTATCTTGGCTACCGGGGCATGGGATCAGCTTATCGATGAACCCTATATAACAATTGGAAAAACAAGCGGCGTACGATTCGATGTACGAACAAATCTTGCTTTGCCGTATTCAATCCATCAAAAGGTTTCAGTCTCTGCAAATATCGATGGTATAGTAGCTATTGGGGCAACCCATCAAAGGCTGGAATATCCATCCAAGCCTCAACCTCTATCCTTTTTGTTTGATGAAGCGAAAAGGATGGTTGGAGAGTTTTCCTACGAAATTGAACAGATGTATTGCGGTATACGTAGTAGCGTCAACGATCATCTCCCAATTATTGGAGAGCTGATCGATACCAAAGAAGTACCCCGTATAACCAATTTTAAAAGGCTGGATCTTTCCCAATTACCGCGAAAAGGTGTCTATATTATCAATGGCCTAGGAGGCAGAGGTTTTGTTTTTGGTCCCTTTGTGGCTAAAATACTGAGTGATCATTTGATCAAAAATGAACCCATTCCTTGGGAGCTCGATGTGGATCGATATTTTGTTCGTTACTTGAAAAAAGGAAAGAGATGA
- the hemH gene encoding ferrochelatase, whose amino-acid sequence MKAIVLLNMGGPNNLEEVELFLRNMFNDKNILPIRNDLLRKFVAYMITQGRKKEARSNYEKLGGKSPLNFYTDRLIAKLQKRLPDVYVTKAMRYTPPFAKEAIKELMYHNVREVFLIPLYPHYSTTTTKSSLEDFYNMAKGVGYHARFHDIANFYENRLYNQAIIERIEEALDGEDTKEYELVFSAHSLPQKIIEKGDPYLQEVQEHVKILTSILEEKFSGYHLAFQSKLGPVKWLEPGLDEKLEELKGKKILVYPISFTLDNSETEFELHIEYAQIAQKIGVKKYKVARCPNESDRFVDALVDIYQRM is encoded by the coding sequence ATGAAAGCGATAGTTTTACTCAACATGGGTGGTCCAAACAATCTTGAAGAGGTGGAGCTTTTTTTAAGAAACATGTTCAATGATAAAAATATCCTGCCTATTCGAAACGATCTTCTTAGAAAATTTGTTGCTTACATGATCACCCAAGGCAGGAAAAAAGAGGCAAGAAGCAATTATGAAAAGCTCGGAGGCAAAAGCCCTCTCAATTTTTATACAGACAGATTGATAGCAAAACTTCAAAAACGCTTGCCTGATGTGTACGTAACCAAAGCGATGCGTTATACGCCCCCTTTTGCCAAAGAAGCGATAAAAGAGCTTATGTATCACAATGTACGTGAGGTTTTTTTAATACCACTTTATCCCCACTATTCAACTACGACCACAAAGTCGAGTCTGGAAGATTTTTACAATATGGCAAAAGGAGTGGGGTATCATGCGAGATTTCATGATATAGCAAATTTTTATGAAAATAGACTGTACAATCAAGCCATCATTGAAAGAATTGAGGAAGCGTTGGATGGCGAGGATACAAAAGAGTATGAACTGGTTTTCAGTGCCCATTCACTTCCACAAAAGATTATCGAAAAGGGTGATCCCTATTTGCAAGAGGTACAAGAGCATGTAAAGATACTAACTTCCATATTGGAAGAGAAATTTTCAGGATACCATTTAGCATTTCAGTCGAAACTTGGACCTGTGAAGTGGCTCGAGCCGGGCTTAGATGAAAAACTTGAAGAACTAAAAGGCAAAAAAATTCTTGTGTACCCGATCTCCTTTACTCTCGATAATAGTGAAACTGAATTTGAGCTCCATATCGAATATGCACAGATTGCACAAAAAATAGGGGTAAAGAAGTACAAAGTTGCACGGTGTCCAAATGAGAGTGATCGGTTTGTTGATGCATTGGTTGATATCTATCAAAGGATGTGA